CAGTGCGGCGTGTCGAAGCGGCACGGAATCGGGAACTGGGACCGCAGCCTCGGCTGGAACGACGATCGACTCGGCGAACCCGGCACTATCCACTACCGCGCCGTCGTACGCGGTACAGAGCTGCACTTTCCCCTCGCGGCAGTACTGACACTCTCCACAGGACAGGAGGATGTTCAGCGCGACGTCATCGCCGACGGAGACGTCTTCGACACCCTCCCCGACCGTTGTCACCGTTCCGGCGATCTCGTGTCCCATATTCTTCGGGAGTTGTTCGTCCCACTCCGATTCCCGAATGTGGTGATCCTGATCCTCCGCACGGATCGGCACCGGACCAATCTTGTACTCGTGAACGTCCGATCCACAGATCCCCGTGTAGGCGATATCAACTTCGACCATTCCAGGTTCCAACCCTGGTTCGTCGATATCGATCACTCTGAGATCGTGCGGTTCGTACAATCTGGCAGCCTTCATGCCAGTGTTGTCATACTACAATCTAGTGGATATAGTTTACTTCACCATCGAAACTGTGAATACCAATTCGGAGAGCTGATGTATCGCGTCTCGACGATTCGATGTATAAGGTGTCTGGATCAGATTTAATTGGTCAAACCATATTCATAGCTGTATGGTAACTATCGTCAGGATCCCGAAACTGGGATTGAGCGAGTACGGCGAACTGGTCTCGTGGGAAGTCGAGCGTGGTCACCAGGTCTCGGAGGGGGATGTCGTCGCCGTGCTCGAGTCAGACAAGGCAAGCGCCGAGATCGAGTCGCCGGCGGATGGCACCTTACTGCAAACGTACGTCGAGGAAGGGGAAGAGATTTCCATCGAAGTCGGAAAGCCGCTCGCAGTCGTCGGCGAAGAAGGAGAGACGCCGCCATCGCTCACGGACATCGAAGACGAGAGCGAACCGTCGACAGAGGGCGCGTCAACAGTCGCTTCCGAACGGGGGTCCGAACCGGCAAGCGAAACGGATTCGTCACCAGACATCACGGCTACGCCGCGTGCGAAACGACGAGCGCGCGAGGCGGACGTCGATCTGAGCGAAATCGAGGGCACCGGTCCACAAGGCGCAATCTCCGAAGACGACGTCGAAGAGCACTTGACGGCGATGGAAAGCGAGCAGCCGCCGGAACCCGTGGACGAACCAGATCTCACGGTCGTCGAATCGACGGAGCTGACCGGAACGCGAAAAGTTATCGCTGACAGGCTCAGTCGGAGCGCACGGGAGAAACCACACGTTATGGGAACTCGAGAGATTCCCATCGAACAACTCGAAACGTTTCGCGACCAACTTACGGATCGATTCGACGTCGAGGTATCGCTGAACGATCTGCTGGTATCTCTGGTAGGGCAGGTACTCGAAGATCTTCCCGAATTCAACGCTCACTTCGAAGACGGAGAACACAAGCTCATCGACGAAGTGAACGTCGGGTACGCCGTCGACGGAGAGCGGGGGCTTGTCGTTCCGGTGATTAGAACGGTGACCGATCGTTCCCTTCCGGAACTCGCCGAGCATCGCCACAATCTCGTTCAGCGGGTTCTGGAAGGCGATCATACCCCCGAAGATCTTCGAGGAGGAACGTTCACCGTCACGAACGTCGGCGTTTTCGACATAGACATTTCGTACTCCATAATCAATCCGCCGGAGGTTGCGATCCTCGCGCTCGGCCGGCGGAAATACGCGCCGGTCGAACGCGACGGATCCGTCGGTTTCGAGAAGGTGATCACCATGAGTCTGACTATTGACCATCGCGTTCTCGACGGAGCGGATTCCGGTCGGTTCTTGGAACGACTCACGGAGTACGTCGAAGAACCGGAGGCGGTTTTTGACACAAACCTTGTGGAATAGCCATCTATTGTTCTTTGCGATGGCTGGAATCCGA
The nucleotide sequence above comes from Halosolutus halophilus. Encoded proteins:
- a CDS encoding dihydrolipoamide acetyltransferase family protein, which translates into the protein MVTIVRIPKLGLSEYGELVSWEVERGHQVSEGDVVAVLESDKASAEIESPADGTLLQTYVEEGEEISIEVGKPLAVVGEEGETPPSLTDIEDESEPSTEGASTVASERGSEPASETDSSPDITATPRAKRRAREADVDLSEIEGTGPQGAISEDDVEEHLTAMESEQPPEPVDEPDLTVVESTELTGTRKVIADRLSRSAREKPHVMGTREIPIEQLETFRDQLTDRFDVEVSLNDLLVSLVGQVLEDLPEFNAHFEDGEHKLIDEVNVGYAVDGERGLVVPVIRTVTDRSLPELAEHRHNLVQRVLEGDHTPEDLRGGTFTVTNVGVFDIDISYSIINPPEVAILALGRRKYAPVERDGSVGFEKVITMSLTIDHRVLDGADSGRFLERLTEYVEEPEAVFDTNLVE